The Rhodocytophaga rosea genome has a segment encoding these proteins:
- a CDS encoding CheR family methyltransferase — protein MQEIEIAELRKLTELIKEKYNYDFSNYAMSSFKRRIQRILELYKLASVDVLIKRLTDEPKFFKDFVSEVTVNVTEMFRDPSFWRELRDHILPNILLNHSNISIWHAGCSSGEEVFSMAIVLKEMGVLDKTKIVASDIDTDILQKAKSGVYSMKNMELNQKNYLRFQGTSSLDKYYREDNGKAIMDKSLVEQVSFREHNLVASTAFSKFDLILCRNVMIYFNQTLQNNVLKMFHESLFKYGYLIVGSKESLIWCEIANKFIVANNEEKIYKKIKD, from the coding sequence ATGCAAGAAATTGAAATCGCAGAGTTGCGAAAATTGACAGAACTGATAAAGGAGAAATATAATTACGATTTTTCGAATTATGCCATGTCTTCTTTTAAGCGGAGAATACAACGGATTCTTGAACTATATAAGCTTGCTTCAGTTGATGTGTTAATCAAACGCCTGACCGACGAACCTAAATTTTTTAAGGATTTTGTATCGGAAGTAACTGTGAACGTTACTGAAATGTTCCGTGATCCTTCTTTCTGGCGAGAATTACGAGACCATATTCTTCCTAATATTTTATTAAACCATAGTAACATTAGTATCTGGCATGCTGGCTGTTCTTCAGGGGAGGAAGTTTTTTCAATGGCTATTGTGCTTAAAGAAATGGGCGTACTAGATAAGACAAAAATTGTAGCCTCAGACATAGATACAGATATTTTACAAAAAGCAAAATCTGGTGTGTACTCCATGAAAAATATGGAGCTTAACCAGAAAAATTATCTGCGTTTTCAGGGAACGAGCAGCCTGGATAAATATTACCGGGAAGATAACGGAAAAGCTATTATGGATAAGTCGCTGGTAGAACAAGTATCATTCCGGGAGCATAATCTGGTAGCCAGTACTGCTTTCTCAAAATTTGATTTGATTCTATGCCGGAATGTGATGATTTATTTTAATCAAACATTGCAGAACAATGTACTCAAAATGTTCCATGAGAGTTTGTTTAAATATGGGTATCTGATTGTAGGTTCTAAAGAATCATTGATCTGGTGTGAAATTGCTAATAAGTTTATCGTAGCCAACAACGAGGAAAAAATTTACAAAAAGATAAAAGACTAA
- a CDS encoding chemotaxis protein CheB: MSQFKLHNQYKAIVIGGSAGSFQVISKILSSLPKDFELPIIMCLHRLKHVRHGFVEALNIKSSITLEEPEDKDNIKKGKIYLAPANYHMSVELGNSFSLSTEEMVNNSRPSIDITLETAAYVYKNKLIGILLSGANKDGALGMKKIKDKGGLTIVQDPKECMIDTMPTSALKVTQIDHILTTQQIISFLLELDKVYKQA; encoded by the coding sequence ATGAGTCAATTTAAACTACATAATCAGTACAAAGCCATTGTTATTGGGGGGTCAGCTGGCAGTTTTCAGGTGATCAGTAAAATTCTGTCCAGCCTGCCCAAAGACTTTGAACTGCCTATCATCATGTGTTTGCACCGCCTGAAACATGTACGGCACGGATTTGTGGAGGCATTAAATATAAAAAGCAGTATTACTTTAGAAGAACCTGAAGATAAAGACAATATAAAAAAAGGTAAAATATACCTGGCTCCGGCTAATTACCATATGTCAGTAGAATTAGGTAATTCCTTTTCATTATCTACCGAAGAAATGGTAAACAACTCCAGGCCATCAATAGATATTACGTTAGAAACGGCTGCTTATGTATATAAAAACAAGTTAATAGGCATTCTTTTGTCGGGAGCTAATAAGGATGGGGCACTTGGAATGAAGAAGATAAAAGACAAAGGAGGGCTTACCATTGTGCAGGACCCAAAAGAATGTATGATTGATACCATGCCTACTTCGGCTTTAAAAGTAACCCAGATTGACCATATATTAACCACTCAACAGATTATAAGTTTTCTTCTGGAATTAGATAAAGTCTATAAACAAGCCTAA
- a CDS encoding GAF domain-containing protein, which yields MKAIKKSLSVATVILFVLGIIVIAYFLYNAPAEMADTLAIKELGQHTQINNIFRQISILVGVEIAIGLLAIVLLITAQNQALQAKHENATTQTLSDVYTETETKQQVALSERISAVELTLQNDSAADNKVILEKILNNVCNELEACQGALYVTRQQHQKRVLELTASYAYYFAESKTISYEFGEGLIGQVAKEGKTINISTIPEGYITIVSGLGSSSPNHLIIIPLLFENSVAGILEIASFKKITKTDEEYLNGLAPILGKSLANQPQAIVNAE from the coding sequence ATGAAAGCAATAAAGAAAAGTTTAAGTGTAGCAACGGTTATTCTCTTTGTGTTAGGCATTATAGTAATTGCTTACTTTTTGTATAATGCGCCTGCTGAAATGGCAGATACTCTAGCTATAAAGGAATTAGGTCAGCACACACAGATTAACAACATCTTCAGGCAAATCAGTATTCTGGTAGGGGTAGAGATTGCTATAGGCTTGTTAGCGATCGTTCTTTTAATTACCGCTCAGAATCAGGCCTTACAAGCCAAGCATGAGAACGCCACTACCCAAACGCTTTCTGATGTTTATACAGAAACAGAAACTAAGCAGCAAGTTGCTTTGTCGGAACGTATTTCTGCTGTTGAGTTGACTTTACAAAATGATTCTGCCGCTGACAATAAAGTAATACTTGAAAAGATATTGAATAACGTTTGCAATGAGCTAGAGGCTTGTCAGGGAGCGCTGTATGTTACAAGGCAGCAACATCAGAAACGGGTATTAGAACTCACAGCCAGTTATGCTTATTACTTTGCAGAAAGTAAAACGATTAGCTATGAATTTGGAGAAGGATTAATTGGACAGGTTGCTAAAGAAGGCAAAACAATTAACATCAGCACTATTCCTGAAGGATACATTACTATAGTTTCTGGTCTGGGAAGTTCTTCACCAAATCATCTGATCATAATTCCGCTGTTATTCGAAAATAGTGTAGCAGGAATACTAGAGATAGCCTCCTTCAAAAAAATCACTAAAACTGACGAAGAGTATTTAAACGGCCTTGCACCTATACTGGGAAAAAGCTTAGCCAATCAACCACAGGCCATTGTGAATGCTGAATAA
- a CDS encoding PAS domain S-box protein, with translation MLKKIRIGSKITVLVLTLVFITILVVSFISYDLNKKSVERRYFEAVQVIANLKAQKLESFFTQLHSAIYVTQQSPVVKDKIAALQQDEQSPDYMSATIELGVALEPVKQMYNLSNIYISDVNGKILYKQDENKEEISPAHLIDLHLSSASKDSIFFGNVFKQDKNFLQLVAAPISSVNGNAGFILFEVDMLPVYAITKDTIGLGNTGEIVLAKLTANQLFYLNPLRHQPKAILTQSAYKEKASSEYSLQQAVKGKKDVGYDTDYRGKRVAAAWQPIPKTNWGLVVKIDTDEIFQPVNELRNNFIIAGIIVLLSTLVIGFVFSHLLINPLISLKSTMKQLGEGILPNKLEKNSDDEIGEMADTVNNLVEGLKKTASFAHRIGEGDFDADFKPMSANDILGLSLLNMRDSIQQSAKRDDEQNWIVTGVAEIGDILRSTNNIEELGERVIAYITKKIDAIQGAFYVVNDEEEEERFIEMTASYAYHKKKYLSARFRFAEGLVGQAAIEQDTILRTEIPDQYVTITSGLLGDKKPKCILIVPLITVIGSEKIVYGVIEFAGFERFSSRNVRFVNEVSEIIARTIFNIKVNETTRKLLEKSQKQSEELQEQQEILRQNAEEMQSTQEELKRTNYALEEQIEEVNRAQKKMQILLENASEVITIYEKDRKIRYVSPSVEKILGYRQEELMGINDIIYVHELGVDSVDNMFNELIENPQQKVTVQFSYTQKNGHQVWLEATGTNLLADPAISGIVINSRDITERRRAEQESRMRGQMQALSENSPDLITRFNKEGEVFYINPIIEAYSGHHKEEFLSKSIQEVTLNEKVINSWTDILHTVLTNQEKVATEMDFPSVLGDRVMQVNAIPEYNEQSEIESVLVVSHDITDRKIIELEIQSKNKKITESINYAKRIQGAILPNNIIIQNIFPESFILYKPRDVVSGDFPWFMQKGDDMYIAAVDCTGHGVPGALISLIGYFLLNNIVNNKDNSEPGVILDQLDKGVTETLKQDSDDSSTRDGMDIALCKINLKKKTLQYAGAHRPLYFMHGGELTEIKGDKFPIGGGQYKSRTNFTTTTLSLGQGDAAYFCSDGFPDQFGGPENRKFSPKKIRDIITNNQTADMRRMHQIFDEEFEGWKGEEKQTDDVLMIGIKF, from the coding sequence ATGTTGAAGAAAATACGAATTGGCAGCAAAATTACTGTGTTGGTACTCACTTTAGTGTTTATTACCATATTAGTAGTGAGCTTTATTTCCTATGACTTGAATAAAAAGTCTGTGGAAAGAAGATATTTCGAAGCGGTGCAGGTAATAGCCAATCTGAAAGCTCAGAAACTCGAATCTTTTTTTACCCAACTCCACTCTGCTATTTATGTAACTCAGCAATCACCTGTTGTTAAGGACAAAATTGCTGCACTTCAACAGGATGAGCAAAGTCCTGATTACATGTCGGCAACCATAGAATTAGGCGTAGCTTTAGAACCAGTTAAGCAGATGTACAATCTTTCCAATATTTACATTTCAGATGTAAATGGGAAGATTCTGTACAAGCAGGATGAAAACAAAGAGGAAATTTCACCCGCTCATTTAATTGATCTGCATCTTTCTTCAGCCAGTAAAGACTCTATATTTTTTGGAAATGTCTTCAAGCAAGATAAGAACTTTTTGCAACTGGTGGCGGCTCCTATCAGTAGTGTTAATGGCAATGCAGGATTTATTTTATTCGAGGTGGATATGCTTCCAGTCTATGCCATCACTAAAGATACCATTGGCTTAGGTAATACTGGTGAAATTGTTCTGGCAAAACTAACAGCGAACCAACTTTTTTATCTGAACCCTTTACGCCATCAACCAAAGGCCATACTTACTCAAAGTGCCTATAAAGAAAAGGCTTCTTCAGAATATAGTTTGCAACAAGCGGTAAAAGGGAAAAAAGATGTTGGATATGATACAGATTACCGAGGTAAAAGAGTAGCTGCTGCCTGGCAACCTATTCCTAAAACTAATTGGGGGCTTGTTGTAAAAATAGATACAGATGAAATTTTTCAGCCAGTAAATGAATTAAGAAATAACTTTATTATAGCTGGTATCATCGTACTATTGAGCACATTAGTAATAGGCTTTGTATTCTCACATTTACTCATTAATCCGCTTATTTCTTTAAAATCAACAATGAAGCAATTAGGAGAAGGTATTCTTCCTAATAAGTTGGAAAAGAACAGCGATGACGAAATAGGAGAGATGGCTGATACTGTTAATAATCTGGTAGAAGGATTGAAAAAGACAGCCAGCTTTGCCCATCGGATCGGAGAAGGCGATTTTGATGCAGATTTCAAACCCATGAGTGCCAATGATATCCTGGGTTTATCACTGCTCAATATGCGGGATAGTATTCAACAATCGGCCAAACGGGATGATGAACAAAACTGGATAGTAACTGGCGTAGCCGAAATTGGTGATATACTTCGCTCTACTAATAATATTGAGGAATTAGGTGAAAGAGTAATTGCATACATCACTAAAAAAATAGATGCAATACAAGGAGCTTTTTATGTAGTGAATGACGAAGAGGAGGAAGAGCGGTTTATTGAAATGACTGCCAGTTATGCATATCATAAAAAGAAATATCTCTCTGCCAGATTTAGGTTTGCAGAAGGATTAGTAGGTCAGGCTGCCATTGAGCAGGATACTATCTTACGTACAGAAATTCCAGACCAGTATGTAACTATTACCTCAGGTCTTTTGGGCGATAAAAAGCCAAAGTGTATTCTGATTGTGCCACTCATTACTGTAATTGGAAGTGAAAAAATAGTGTATGGCGTAATTGAATTTGCAGGTTTTGAAAGGTTCAGTTCCAGAAATGTCCGGTTTGTGAATGAGGTAAGCGAAATTATCGCCCGTACTATATTCAATATCAAGGTAAACGAAACTACTAGGAAATTACTGGAGAAATCTCAAAAGCAAAGTGAGGAATTACAGGAACAGCAGGAGATTTTAAGACAGAATGCCGAGGAAATGCAAAGCACACAGGAGGAACTAAAGCGGACTAACTATGCGCTGGAAGAACAGATAGAGGAGGTAAACCGGGCTCAGAAAAAAATGCAAATCCTGCTTGAAAATGCTTCAGAGGTAATTACCATTTATGAGAAAGACAGGAAAATCAGATATGTAAGTCCATCTGTAGAGAAAATTCTGGGTTACAGGCAGGAAGAATTAATGGGCATCAACGATATTATTTACGTGCATGAGTTGGGCGTAGATTCGGTTGATAATATGTTTAATGAGCTGATTGAAAATCCTCAGCAAAAAGTTACTGTCCAGTTTAGCTATACCCAGAAAAATGGCCACCAGGTCTGGCTGGAAGCAACCGGTACCAATTTGTTAGCAGACCCCGCTATTAGTGGTATTGTTATCAATTCCAGAGATATTACTGAGCGTAGAAGAGCTGAGCAGGAATCCAGAATGCGTGGACAAATGCAAGCATTATCAGAAAATTCACCAGACTTAATTACCAGGTTCAATAAAGAAGGTGAAGTATTCTATATCAACCCGATTATTGAGGCATATTCAGGACATCATAAAGAGGAATTTTTAAGTAAGTCTATCCAGGAAGTTACGTTAAATGAGAAAGTAATCAATTCATGGACTGATATTCTGCACACCGTATTGACCAACCAGGAGAAAGTAGCTACTGAAATGGATTTTCCATCAGTGTTGGGTGACAGAGTAATGCAGGTAAATGCTATCCCTGAATATAATGAGCAAAGCGAGATTGAATCTGTCCTAGTAGTATCTCACGATATCACCGACCGGAAAATAATTGAACTGGAGATCCAGAGTAAAAATAAGAAGATCACAGAGAGTATCAATTACGCCAAGCGGATACAGGGAGCTATTCTTCCTAATAATATTATCATTCAGAATATTTTCCCTGAATCATTTATCCTTTATAAGCCACGAGATGTAGTGAGTGGAGACTTTCCCTGGTTTATGCAAAAAGGCGATGATATGTACATTGCTGCTGTAGACTGTACTGGTCATGGGGTTCCGGGAGCTTTAATTTCTTTGATCGGATATTTCCTGCTCAATAACATAGTAAACAATAAAGATAATTCTGAGCCTGGAGTTATATTAGATCAATTAGATAAAGGAGTAACAGAAACCTTGAAGCAAGACAGCGATGATTCTTCAACCCGTGATGGAATGGACATTGCTTTATGTAAAATTAACCTCAAGAAGAAAACTCTTCAATATGCAGGAGCACACCGTCCCTTGTATTTCATGCACGGAGGTGAACTTACTGAGATTAAAGGAGACAAATTTCCGATTGGAGGTGGCCAGTATAAATCACGGACCAACTTTACTACCACAACTTTATCCCTTGGTCAAGGTGATGCCGCTTATTTCTGTTCAGATGGATTCCCAGACCAGTTTGGTGGACCGGAAAACAGAAAATTCTCTCCAAAGAAAATCCGAGATATTATTACCAACAATCAGACAGCTGACATGCGCAGGATGCACCAGATCTTTGATGAGGAGTTTGAAGGATGGAAAGGAGAAGAAAAGCAAACAGATGATGTGCTGATGATAGGAATTAAATTTTAA
- a CDS encoding SiaB family protein kinase, whose amino-acid sequence MKYIYDLHKTMLQEKLILVYEGEFTQEITKSVLSMAERNMDSVGEESNIKRKVFNVMVECLQNICKHADDVIIEENVKNTAIFMIGKHENEYIITSGNPIGNDKVPGLNNKLQQINGLDKEGLKALYKDIIKNGDLSDKGGAGLGFVDMARKSGQKLEFDFQPINDKVSFFALKTTISRANINE is encoded by the coding sequence ATGAAATATATCTATGATCTGCATAAAACAATGTTGCAGGAAAAGTTGATCCTTGTTTACGAAGGGGAATTTACACAGGAGATTACAAAATCGGTATTATCCATGGCCGAAAGAAACATGGATTCAGTCGGTGAAGAATCTAACATCAAAAGAAAAGTTTTTAATGTGATGGTAGAATGCCTTCAGAATATTTGCAAACATGCAGACGATGTGATTATTGAAGAAAATGTAAAAAATACAGCCATTTTCATGATTGGGAAACACGAAAACGAATACATCATTACTTCTGGTAACCCAATCGGAAATGACAAGGTACCAGGTTTGAATAATAAGCTTCAACAGATTAATGGTCTGGATAAAGAAGGCCTCAAAGCCCTTTATAAAGATATTATCAAAAACGGAGACTTATCAGACAAAGGCGGTGCCGGACTTGGCTTTGTAGATATGGCCAGAAAATCAGGCCAGAAGTTGGAATTTGATTTTCAGCCTATTAACGACAAAGTGTCATTCTTTGCTCTGAAAACGACTATCTCCAGAGCTAATATTAATGAATAA
- a CDS encoding DUF1987 domain-containing protein yields MQIINLEGTEDTPKIILDQTNGIFEISGRSLPEDTAEFYKPVLEWLDTYSGAPKPKTTFTFKLEYFNTASSKLILDILSKLESIPGTTISWYFHEDDEDMEEAGTEFSELVEVPFEFKTY; encoded by the coding sequence ATGCAAATCATAAACTTAGAAGGTACGGAAGATACCCCAAAAATCATTCTGGATCAGACTAATGGAATATTTGAAATATCAGGCAGATCTTTACCTGAAGATACAGCAGAATTTTATAAGCCTGTATTAGAGTGGTTAGATACATATTCTGGTGCTCCAAAGCCCAAAACAACTTTTACTTTCAAACTCGAATATTTCAATACAGCCTCTTCCAAGTTAATTCTGGATATTTTGTCAAAGCTCGAATCTATTCCTGGTACTACTATTTCCTGGTATTTTCATGAAGATGATGAAGATATGGAAGAAGCCGGTACAGAATTTTCAGAATTGGTAGAAGTACCCTTCGAATTCAAAACCTATTGA
- a CDS encoding ATP-binding cassette domain-containing protein — MSEEILKALTQLFAIITKQDGGVTEVERKFVIQFFMQELDQDSVKEYVELYDQFTGYGKESEDKGEAKLTSVKDSVKTLAICKKINKTLTQKQKVVVLIRLMELVCSDKNFTPQRMSIIDTVSTVFNITKEDYQAIEKFVLHESSQVLCHFENILIADSQLPTIQIQAKHLLLDHLHGQIIFLKVNSVDLYFVRYDGEDELQLNGLLVKPFQVYLFSNGSTIKTPKSSPIYYSDVVGLFLSNLEAKKLSFTARDLEFRFPNGAIGLRDINISEGPGKLIGIMGGSGAGKTTLLNVLAGIENPSKGEILINGINIHTQKEEVQGVFGYVAQDDLLIEELTVYENLYYNAKLCFNNLSEIQLETAVISVLASLGLEHIKHLKVGNVLNKKISGGQRKRLNIALELIREPAVMFVDEPTSGLSSRDSENVIDLLKELSLRGKLIFVVIHQPSSDIYKMFDKLFIMDTGGYPIYYGNPVEAVIYFKKATNQVDSEKGQCHTCGNVNPEQIFNIIEAKVVDEYGQFTNKRKVTPIQWNEKYLQKFKVDEVKAVQENPPKALNLPSRIKQTIIFTIRDFLSKISNTQYMLINLLEAPLLAFLLAFIIRYQNDPDSSGYTYRYNDNIPAYILVAVLVAIFMGLTVSAEEIIRDKKIQKRESFLNLSRTSYLSSKLIILFTLSAIQTLSFVLIGNWILEIQGMTMSYWLVLFTMSCFANVLGLNISASFNSVVTVYITIPLLLIPQMILSGVIFSFDKLNETVSTKGEVPVLADLIATRWGFEAIAVHQYKNNAYQAPYYELEKTQSTAYYKYTYLIPELLERLERSKFHAQSKDDSIKSVLANDLKIIRDEINGEINKQGLTIDVNKVLTVKQFDEKATEKVRFYLESLKESYVRQFNEADNKKEMLIGFKSKDKTYDLTTYKNLYYNEALADLMKNTSTKDRITEYNGSLLQQVDPIYMNPKTPAHTLDYRTHFLAPQKNIAGIVIDTYLFNILIVWLLAAALCITLYFEAFKRVFALFEKIKFDFITNFIMALRNKIKISLPSIKIKKGHIATN; from the coding sequence ATGAGTGAGGAAATTTTAAAAGCGTTAACCCAACTTTTTGCTATTATAACAAAGCAAGATGGTGGTGTGACGGAGGTAGAGAGAAAATTTGTCATTCAATTCTTCATGCAAGAATTAGATCAGGATTCTGTGAAAGAATATGTAGAGTTATATGACCAGTTTACAGGATATGGAAAAGAGAGCGAAGACAAAGGTGAAGCTAAACTCACTTCCGTAAAAGATTCGGTAAAGACACTTGCCATTTGTAAAAAGATCAATAAGACGCTTACCCAAAAGCAGAAGGTAGTAGTATTGATCCGTTTGATGGAACTGGTTTGTTCTGATAAAAACTTTACCCCTCAACGGATGAGTATTATTGACACTGTTTCTACAGTGTTTAATATTACTAAAGAAGATTACCAGGCTATTGAAAAATTTGTACTACACGAATCAAGTCAAGTACTCTGTCATTTTGAGAATATTTTGATAGCAGATAGCCAACTGCCTACTATACAAATACAGGCTAAGCATCTGTTACTGGATCATTTGCATGGCCAGATTATCTTTCTGAAAGTCAATAGTGTTGATTTATATTTTGTTAGATATGATGGAGAGGATGAACTGCAATTAAATGGTTTGCTGGTGAAACCTTTTCAAGTATATCTGTTCTCCAATGGAAGTACTATAAAAACACCTAAGAGTTCGCCAATATATTATAGCGATGTAGTAGGCCTGTTCTTAAGTAATTTAGAAGCAAAAAAGCTTTCATTCACGGCAAGGGACTTAGAGTTCCGGTTTCCAAATGGAGCGATTGGCTTACGGGATATCAATATTTCTGAAGGTCCTGGAAAACTAATTGGTATTATGGGTGGGAGTGGAGCTGGTAAAACTACACTTCTCAATGTATTAGCCGGCATAGAGAATCCTTCTAAGGGAGAAATTCTGATTAACGGAATCAATATTCATACTCAAAAAGAAGAAGTACAAGGAGTATTTGGGTATGTGGCACAGGATGACCTGCTGATCGAAGAGTTAACCGTGTATGAAAATCTGTATTACAATGCCAAGTTGTGTTTCAATAATTTATCTGAAATCCAATTAGAAACAGCAGTTATTAGTGTACTCGCCAGCTTGGGTCTTGAGCATATCAAACACCTCAAAGTAGGTAATGTTCTAAACAAAAAAATAAGTGGCGGCCAAAGAAAGAGACTAAATATCGCACTGGAATTAATCCGTGAACCAGCTGTAATGTTTGTGGATGAGCCTACGTCCGGTTTGTCATCCAGAGATTCAGAGAATGTAATTGATTTGCTCAAAGAACTTTCCTTGAGAGGAAAACTCATCTTCGTGGTTATTCACCAGCCTTCCTCAGACATCTATAAAATGTTTGACAAACTATTTATTATGGATACAGGCGGTTATCCAATTTATTATGGCAATCCGGTAGAAGCAGTCATTTATTTCAAAAAAGCCACTAACCAGGTAGATAGCGAAAAGGGCCAGTGTCACACCTGCGGTAATGTGAATCCTGAACAGATATTTAACATTATTGAGGCAAAAGTAGTAGATGAATATGGGCAGTTTACAAATAAAAGAAAAGTAACACCAATTCAATGGAATGAGAAATATTTACAAAAATTTAAGGTAGACGAAGTAAAAGCAGTTCAGGAAAACCCGCCAAAAGCGCTTAATCTGCCTTCCCGCATCAAGCAAACGATTATCTTTACTATCCGTGACTTCCTTTCCAAGATAAGCAATACGCAATACATGCTTATCAATTTACTGGAGGCACCATTACTGGCTTTTTTGCTTGCATTTATCATCCGTTATCAAAACGACCCTGATTCCTCAGGCTATACTTACCGCTATAATGATAATATTCCGGCATATATATTAGTTGCCGTACTAGTGGCCATTTTTATGGGCCTCACGGTAAGTGCCGAAGAGATTATCCGTGATAAAAAAATACAAAAAAGAGAGTCATTTTTGAATCTGAGCCGTACGAGCTATCTCTCTTCCAAACTTATTATACTATTCACTCTTTCAGCTATCCAGACCTTGAGTTTTGTGCTGATCGGGAACTGGATTCTGGAAATACAAGGCATGACCATGAGCTATTGGCTGGTTCTGTTTACGATGTCATGCTTTGCCAATGTGCTGGGTTTGAATATTTCTGCTTCTTTCAATTCTGTTGTTACTGTATATATTACGATACCACTGCTGCTGATTCCACAGATGATTCTGAGCGGGGTTATATTCAGCTTCGACAAATTAAATGAAACAGTAAGCACCAAAGGAGAAGTACCGGTACTTGCCGACTTAATTGCTACCAGATGGGGTTTTGAGGCAATTGCTGTACATCAATATAAAAATAATGCCTACCAGGCACCTTACTACGAATTAGAAAAAACACAAAGCACAGCTTATTATAAATATACCTATCTGATACCAGAATTACTGGAGAGGTTGGAACGTTCCAAATTTCATGCACAAAGTAAGGATGATTCCATTAAATCTGTTTTAGCAAATGATCTTAAGATTATCAGGGACGAAATAAATGGAGAAATAAATAAGCAAGGGTTAACTATCGATGTTAATAAGGTGCTTACGGTAAAGCAGTTCGATGAAAAAGCTACAGAGAAAGTCCGTTTTTATCTGGAATCTTTAAAAGAATCATATGTGCGTCAGTTTAATGAGGCTGATAATAAAAAAGAAATGCTGATTGGCTTCAAGTCTAAAGATAAGACATATGATTTGACTACTTACAAAAACTTGTATTACAATGAAGCATTGGCTGATTTGATGAAGAATACAAGTACTAAAGATCGGATCACTGAATATAATGGTAGCCTATTACAGCAGGTAGATCCTATATATATGAATCCAAAAACGCCGGCTCACACCTTAGATTATAGAACACATTTTCTGGCACCACAAAAGAACATAGCAGGTATAGTCATTGATACGTATCTGTTTAACATTCTAATTGTATGGCTTTTGGCAGCAGCACTCTGTATAACCTTATATTTTGAAGCATTTAAAAGAGTGTTTGCATTATTTGAAAAAATAAAATTTGATTTTATAACCAATTTTATAATGGCATTGAGAAATAAGATAAAGATTAGTTTGCCATCTATCAAGATAAAAAAAGGCCATATCGCAACGAATTAA
- the nudC gene encoding NAD(+) diphosphatase, producing MAKKRNERFVKGTLPESHTAPAYWFIFKENLILVKEEEIGVSIPAFYSIEETGWPVARKQYLGTWQEHHSYVVEVSQDMLLPSGMKWTGLRQAYGQLAEHFFSLAGEAIQILDWDRTHQFCGRCATPTIPSLTEYSRKCPNCGLSNYPRLSPAVIVLIQRDNQILLSRSPHFPPGMYSIQAGFVEPGESLEEAIHREIMEEVGVRLKNVRYFGSQPWPFPNSLMIGFTAQYAGGELTIDKTEIEDAAWYTADKLPNIPPRLSIARKLIDWYIRKQNTSGK from the coding sequence ATGGCAAAGAAAAGAAATGAACGTTTCGTAAAGGGCACTCTGCCAGAATCACATACAGCACCAGCATACTGGTTTATTTTTAAAGAAAATCTGATTTTAGTAAAAGAAGAAGAAATTGGAGTAAGTATTCCAGCTTTTTACTCTATAGAAGAAACTGGCTGGCCTGTTGCAAGAAAACAATATCTGGGTACCTGGCAAGAACATCATAGTTATGTAGTAGAAGTATCACAAGATATGCTGTTACCTTCCGGGATGAAATGGACCGGATTACGCCAGGCATATGGACAATTAGCAGAACATTTCTTTTCTTTAGCCGGAGAAGCCATTCAAATTCTTGATTGGGACCGTACGCATCAATTTTGCGGACGTTGTGCAACGCCTACAATTCCTTCCTTAACAGAATATTCACGCAAATGCCCGAATTGCGGTCTGAGTAATTATCCTCGTTTATCACCAGCCGTTATTGTATTAATTCAACGTGATAATCAAATTTTATTAAGCCGTTCCCCTCATTTTCCGCCAGGAATGTACAGTATTCAGGCAGGTTTTGTGGAACCTGGAGAAAGCCTGGAAGAGGCTATTCACCGGGAAATTATGGAGGAAGTAGGTGTACGCTTAAAAAATGTACGGTATTTTGGAAGCCAGCCCTGGCCATTTCCCAATTCCCTGATGATTGGCTTTACTGCTCAGTATGCTGGTGGTGAACTTACTATTGATAAAACAGAAATAGAAGATGCTGCCTGGTATACAGCTGACAAATTGCCAAATATTCCTCCTCGTTTAAGTATTGCCCGAAAACTAATTGACTGGTATATTAGAAAGCAAAATACTTCTGGTAAATAG